A region from the Lolium perenne isolate Kyuss_39 chromosome 4, Kyuss_2.0, whole genome shotgun sequence genome encodes:
- the LOC127294918 gene encoding E3 ubiquitin ligase PQT3-like yields MAVYYRYRSGVDTFSLPVTAPSISVGEVKRLIMGTSRHGHGRTRGRGPREGIAISDAQTGEEYTDDSALVLRNTTVVVRRVAGPPADAIVSTPTQRPKATQDGGGSSSDSSSRSSASAGTEDDEAKAISAVIDGAELKWEGPSRYNHRGAAYHGPAPHAGYVCRRCRVPGHFIQHCPTNGDARFDFGKATPVLPPAPVAPVDDDDGVPADLHCKICKKVMADAVVTSKCCFSSFCDRCIRAHIVANSKCVCGAPARADDLIPNLALRTTISNILAARASNASGEKTEKQSPAASQHSQVSSKKGAASEDRDRSESTSNPAAAPEPRKKEQETKDAAGARAANHAGHQYGCYDAPPFAPACYDAAFFDGMPWSADPSMYYGYGGMPYAYGGSGYPMAPHHVDVMGNMTASYGYQRQRFDGMKRTGFDDQRQHDRGFKRRCGGSRSQVALVLT; encoded by the coding sequence ATGGCGGTGTACTACCGGTACAGGAGTGGCGTGGACACCTTCTCTCTGCCTGTCACCGCGCCCTCCATTTCCGTCGGCGAGGTGAAGCGCCTAATCATGGGGACAAGCCGCCACGGCCACGGCCGGACGCGCGGCCGGGGTCCCAGGGAGGGCATCGCGATCTCCGACGCGCAGACCGGCGAGGAGTACACGGACGACAGCGCGTTGGTCCTGCGCAACACGACGGTGGTTGTGCGCCGAGTCGCTGGGCCTCCGGCCGACGCCATCGTGTCGACACCCACTCAACGCCCCAAAGCGACGCAAGATGGCGGCGGTTCTTCGTCGGATTCTTCCTCCAGATCGAGCGCGTCGGCGGgaaccgaggacgacgaggccaaGGCTATCAGCGCGGTGATCGACGGTGCGGAACTCAAGTGGGAGGGGCCGTCTCGTTACAATCACCGTGGCGCAGCATACCATGGGCCGGCGCCGCATGCCGGCTACGTTTGCCGCAGGTGCCGCGTCCCGGGCCACTTCATCCAGCACTGCCCCACCAACGGCGACGCGAGATTCGACTTCGGGAAGGCGACGCCGGTGCTTCCGCCTGCTCCGGTGGCACCAGTCGACGACGACGATGGCGTCCCCGCGGATCTCCactgcaagatttgcaagaaggtGATGGCTGACGCGGTGGTGACGAGCAAGTGCTGCTTCAGCAGCTTCTGCGACAGATGCATCCGAGCCCACATCGTCGCCAACTCCAAGTGCGTGTGCGGGGCGCCGGCGCGCGCAGACGATCTGATCCCCAACCTGGCGCTGCGCACAACCATCTCCAACATCCTCGCCGCCAGGGCCAGCAACGCTTCCGGTGAAAAAACTGAAAAACAGAGTCCGGCGGCCTCACAACACAGCCAGGTTTCTTCCAAGAAGGGTGCCGCCTCGGAGGACCGCGACAGAAGCGAATCGACGTCGAATCCAGCTGCGGCGCCTGAGCCAAGAAAGAAGGAGCAGGAGACGAAGGACGCAGCGGGAGCGCGCGCCGCCAACCATGCCGGTCATCAGTACGGCTGCTACGATGCTCCTCCATTTGCCCCGGCATGCTACGATGCCGCTTTCTTTGATGGGATGCCGTGGTCAGCCGATCCTTCCATGTACTACGGCTACGGCGGCATGCCTTACGCTTACGGTGGCTCTGGTTACCCAATGGCCCCGCACCATGTCGACGTCATGGGCAACATGACAGCTTCGTATGGCTACCAGCGCCAACGTTTCGATGGCATGAAGAGGACGGGATTCGACGATCAGAGGCAGCATGACCGTGGTTTCAAGAGAAGATGCGGTGGGAGCAGATCACAGGTCGCGTTAGTACTGACGTGA